The following proteins come from a genomic window of Lentimicrobiaceae bacterium:
- a CDS encoding ATP-grasp domain-containing protein: MNKRKVTVAVTGLNNIDSPGPGIPVIRGLKESETLDVRIVGLSYETLEPGIYMHDLVDKVYQLPLPTAGSAVLKERLRYIASREKIDVLIPNFDAELHNFIKIQDELKSELNIATFLPSQAIFDARQKSELGKFGEKYGVKVPESHMINQVLEIRKLEETMNYPLVIKGRYYDAYIALSYEQASSYFYKVVAKWGYPVIVQEFVTGTEVNVTAIGDGKGNCVGAVAMRKLYITDKGKAWSGISLEDDELLEISRRVIENSKWRGGCELEFIKTDKDEYYLLEMNPRFPAWVYLANGCGQNHPEALVKMALGEEVKPFTDYKSGKMFVRYSYDQIVDISEFQQISTTGEL; encoded by the coding sequence AAGCGAAAAGTTACCGTAGCTGTTACCGGACTGAACAACATCGACAGTCCCGGACCTGGAATACCTGTTATTCGCGGATTGAAAGAAAGCGAAACTTTAGATGTTAGAATTGTGGGCTTATCGTACGAAACACTTGAGCCGGGTATATATATGCACGACTTGGTCGATAAAGTTTACCAGTTGCCTTTGCCAACAGCGGGTTCAGCAGTGCTGAAAGAAAGACTGAGATATATTGCAAGTCGTGAAAAAATCGATGTCCTTATACCCAATTTCGATGCTGAATTACATAATTTTATTAAAATTCAGGACGAGCTGAAATCGGAGTTGAATATTGCTACATTTTTGCCTTCGCAAGCTATTTTTGACGCTAGACAGAAGTCGGAATTGGGCAAATTTGGCGAAAAATACGGAGTGAAAGTCCCCGAAAGCCACATGATTAATCAGGTTTTGGAAATCAGAAAATTAGAAGAAACCATGAATTATCCGTTGGTAATCAAGGGAAGATATTACGATGCATACATTGCTCTATCGTACGAACAAGCAAGCTCGTATTTTTACAAAGTTGTGGCAAAATGGGGCTATCCTGTTATTGTTCAGGAGTTTGTAACAGGTACGGAAGTAAACGTAACGGCTATCGGCGATGGTAAAGGCAATTGCGTAGGAGCCGTTGCAATGCGTAAGTTGTACATTACTGATAAAGGTAAAGCTTGGTCGGGTATTTCGTTAGAAGATGACGAATTGTTGGAGATTTCCCGAAGGGTAATAGAAAACAGCAAATGGCGCGGCGGTTGTGAGTTGGAATTTATTAAAACCGATAAAGACGAGTACTACTTACTTGAAATGAATCCGCGTTTTCCGGCATGGGTATATCTTGCAAACGGCTGTGGACAAAATCACCCCGAAGCACTTGTAAAAATGGCGTTAGGCGAAGAAGTCAAGCCATTTACCGACTATAAGAGCGGCAAAATGTTTGTACGCTATTCATACGACCAAATTGTGGATATATCTGAGTTTCAGCAGATTTCTACAACAGGGGAACTTTAA